Proteins from a genomic interval of Pseudomonas paeninsulae:
- a CDS encoding amino acid permease — protein sequence MPIQTEHDPRLKRTLKTRHISMLALGGVIGAGLFVGSSAVIASTGPGAFITYAITGLIVALVMRMLGEMAAAHPSKGSFVDYARMAFGRPAGYMTGWLYWYFWVIVVGFEAVVGGQIINGWLPDIPVWVIALGLMISMTLLNLMSVHSFGEAEYWFAGIKVVAIIAFLVVVGAYVFQLWPGSTASFSNLTEHGGFLPHGVSSLFTGVVVVIFSMTGVEVATLAAAESEDPSRNIRKAVNTVMVRILVFFVLATFFIVVAQPWTDIVPGKSPFVTTLEHIGIPGAGTMLTAVILVAVLSVLNAGLYISSRLLFVLASNDEAPRGLASVSRNGVPVRGVIASTLVGYGCVVIAAIWPDTVFQFLINSSGTVFLFVYLMICLSQIKLRRKWVAEGSLKFAMWGHPWLPLMVAASIVAVLVSMAFDPTMQISLLQCVLAIAAIAASYVLMRLSRTRVEDALPARVI from the coding sequence ATGCCTATTCAGACCGAGCACGATCCGCGGTTGAAACGCACACTAAAGACGCGACACATCAGTATGTTGGCACTGGGCGGCGTCATAGGCGCTGGGCTTTTCGTAGGCTCTAGCGCTGTTATCGCATCAACCGGCCCGGGGGCTTTTATTACCTATGCGATCACCGGTCTCATCGTTGCACTGGTGATGCGAATGCTGGGTGAAATGGCGGCTGCGCACCCCTCAAAAGGCTCGTTTGTCGATTATGCCCGCATGGCCTTCGGGCGCCCTGCCGGTTACATGACGGGTTGGCTCTACTGGTATTTCTGGGTCATCGTGGTTGGCTTCGAAGCGGTGGTCGGCGGTCAGATCATCAATGGTTGGCTACCGGATATTCCGGTTTGGGTCATCGCGCTTGGCCTGATGATCAGCATGACCTTATTAAACTTGATGTCGGTTCACTCCTTCGGGGAGGCCGAGTACTGGTTTGCCGGTATCAAGGTGGTGGCCATCATCGCCTTCCTGGTCGTGGTAGGCGCCTATGTCTTCCAACTCTGGCCAGGTTCGACCGCAAGCTTCAGTAACCTTACCGAGCATGGCGGCTTCCTGCCTCACGGCGTCTCATCATTGTTTACCGGTGTGGTAGTCGTGATCTTCTCTATGACGGGTGTTGAAGTCGCAACCCTCGCTGCGGCGGAGTCCGAAGACCCTTCACGAAACATTCGTAAGGCCGTCAATACGGTGATGGTTCGTATCCTGGTGTTTTTTGTCCTGGCGACCTTCTTCATCGTAGTAGCGCAACCATGGACTGACATCGTTCCAGGTAAATCGCCCTTTGTGACTACGCTTGAGCACATCGGTATTCCGGGTGCCGGCACCATGCTGACTGCGGTGATTTTGGTGGCGGTGCTGTCAGTGTTGAATGCGGGTCTATACATCTCGTCTCGACTGCTGTTCGTGCTGGCCTCCAATGATGAGGCACCACGCGGGCTGGCCTCTGTAAGCCGCAATGGTGTGCCTGTGCGCGGAGTCATCGCCTCGACACTGGTGGGGTATGGGTGTGTCGTGATAGCGGCGATTTGGCCCGATACGGTGTTTCAGTTCCTCATCAATTCGTCCGGCACGGTGTTCCTTTTCGTCTACCTGATGATCTGTCTGTCGCAAATCAAGTTGCGTCGCAAATGGGTGGCTGAGGGGTCGCTGAAGTTCGCGATGTGGGGCCATCCATGGCTGCCACTGATGGTCGCCGCTTCGATCGTGGCTGTCTTAGTCAGCATGGCCTTCGATCCCACCATGCAGATCAGTCTTCTGCAATGCGTCCTCGCTATTGCCGCCATTGCCGCCTCATACGTGCTCATGCGGCTATCCCGTACCCGTGTTGAGGACGCGCTGCCGGCGAGAGTCATCTAG
- a CDS encoding NAD(P)/FAD-dependent oxidoreductase — protein MSAKIELSQLPNKPLWFEQDSPRERLDGATQADVTIIGAGYTGLWTAYYLLKSDPSLRVVLLEKHQVGFGASGRNGGWASAIFPISLPRVAEMYSHDAALNLQLAMNDTVDEIGRVLALEGVDADYSKQGFLSLARSAPQMARARTAVEASVRFGLPNQWQILDAAQAGAKVGAQCTLGGLYTEHCALIHPGKLVRGLARLVEQMGAKIHEHSAVTEFVSGSVRTEQGSVTTKFTVRATEAFTSQQPGHSRFVIPLYSLVLATEPLPRDLLAKLNLDHRMAFNDMRHLRVYGQVTAEGRLVFGGRGAPYHWGSRISDDADLVDNIHAKIHETLIEFFPDLADTRITHRWGGALGVSRDWCPTVSFDRKNRLAWAGNYVGDGVATSNLAGRILRNLILEQDEDINALPLVNHCSPSWEREPLRWLGINSGLAAASLSDIEERITHRPSRTAMLLEKLTGAH, from the coding sequence ATGTCAGCAAAGATCGAATTAAGTCAGTTACCCAACAAACCTCTGTGGTTTGAGCAGGACTCGCCTCGCGAACGTTTGGACGGCGCAACACAAGCCGATGTGACCATCATCGGTGCCGGGTACACGGGGCTCTGGACGGCCTACTACCTGCTCAAGAGTGATCCTTCGCTGCGCGTGGTGCTTCTCGAGAAACATCAAGTTGGTTTTGGCGCCTCCGGACGAAACGGTGGTTGGGCTTCGGCGATATTCCCGATTTCCCTTCCTCGGGTTGCGGAGATGTACTCCCATGACGCCGCCTTGAATTTGCAGTTGGCCATGAACGATACGGTTGATGAAATCGGTCGCGTTTTGGCCTTGGAGGGCGTCGACGCGGATTACTCGAAGCAGGGCTTCCTCTCGTTGGCCCGTAGCGCTCCGCAAATGGCCCGGGCCCGTACAGCGGTCGAGGCCTCTGTGCGCTTCGGCTTGCCGAACCAATGGCAGATTCTCGATGCTGCACAAGCCGGTGCCAAGGTCGGGGCACAGTGCACGCTGGGTGGTCTCTACACTGAGCACTGCGCGCTCATCCATCCAGGCAAGCTGGTCCGTGGCTTGGCACGGTTGGTCGAGCAAATGGGTGCGAAAATTCATGAGCACTCTGCCGTCACCGAGTTTGTATCCGGTAGCGTGCGCACAGAACAGGGTTCGGTTACGACCAAGTTCACGGTGCGCGCCACCGAGGCATTCACCTCGCAGCAACCGGGGCATTCACGCTTCGTTATCCCGCTGTATTCGTTGGTGCTGGCCACCGAACCACTGCCGCGAGACCTGCTTGCCAAGCTCAATCTTGACCACCGCATGGCGTTCAATGACATGCGTCATCTGCGCGTCTATGGGCAGGTCACGGCCGAGGGGCGGCTGGTATTTGGCGGTAGGGGTGCGCCCTATCACTGGGGCTCACGAATATCCGACGACGCCGATCTGGTGGACAACATTCACGCCAAGATCCACGAGACCCTGATCGAATTTTTCCCGGATCTGGCCGACACGCGCATCACCCATCGTTGGGGTGGTGCGCTGGGTGTTTCCCGTGACTGGTGCCCCACGGTGAGTTTCGATCGGAAAAACCGACTGGCCTGGGCTGGCAACTACGTCGGCGACGGCGTTGCCACCAGCAATTTGGCGGGTCGCATTCTGCGCAACCTGATCCTTGAGCAAGACGAGGACATCAACGCCCTGCCCTTGGTCAATCACTGCTCCCCGTCCTGGGAGCGCGAGCCGCTGCGCTGGCTGGGTATAAACAGCGGGCTAGCTGCGGCCTCGCTCAGCGATATCGAAGAGCGCATTACCCATCGGCCATCTCGCACTGCGATGTTGCTGGAAAAGTTAACAGGTGCACATTAA
- a CDS encoding cupin domain-containing protein, whose translation MTTFTIIKSAAIQSLPLNPAGQRAGADKGDPQIAIQQLAPEATGNLGVWECQPGGWPVVNRPDTEFTYIISGVALLTDDASGEVVEVTGGDLIILPPGWTGRWDVLETVRKVYAIY comes from the coding sequence GTGACTACTTTCACGATTATCAAGTCTGCCGCGATCCAATCGTTGCCATTAAACCCCGCCGGCCAGCGTGCCGGCGCGGACAAAGGCGACCCGCAAATAGCAATCCAGCAATTGGCACCAGAAGCCACTGGCAACCTGGGTGTCTGGGAATGCCAACCTGGCGGATGGCCGGTGGTTAACCGTCCCGACACCGAGTTCACGTACATCATCTCCGGCGTTGCGCTGTTGACGGATGACGCGAGCGGTGAAGTGGTAGAGGTCACGGGTGGTGACCTGATCATTCTCCCGCCTGGCTGGACGGGCCGCTGGGACGTGCTTGAAACCGTTCGAAAGGTCTACGCGATCTACTGA
- a CDS encoding CoA-acylating methylmalonate-semialdehyde dehydrogenase, which yields MTNTIVNWVSSALVNSTSGQQLPVYNPATGVVTGQVQLASHADVNAAVASAKAAFPAWSNLSPLRRSRVLNKFLALLNEHRDDLARLITAEHGKVFSDAQGEVMRGIEIVEFACGAPQLLKTDFSDQVSTNIDNWTLRQPLGVVTGITPFNFPVMVPMWMFPLALATGNTFVLKPSPIDPSPSLFMAELLKQAGLPDGVFNVVQGDKEAVNALLEHPDVEAISFVGSTPIANHIYETGARHGKRVQALGGAKNHLVVMPDADMDQVVDALMGAAYGSAGERCMAVSVAVFVGEETAEQVLPKLIERARALKVLNGTNNDAEMGPIVSRAAHQRITGYIEQGVAEGATLLVDGRGFDGEAAGEGCGDGFWMGGTLFDHVTRDMRIYKEEIFGPVLACLRVKDFAEAVALINDHEFGNGVSCYTRDGHVAREFGRRIQVGMVGINVPIPVPMAWHGFGGWKKSLFGDMHAYGEEGVRFYTKQKSIMQRWPQATAKGAEFAMPTSH from the coding sequence ATGACCAATACGATCGTAAACTGGGTATCCAGTGCCCTTGTGAACTCCACCAGCGGCCAGCAATTGCCGGTCTACAACCCTGCCACTGGCGTGGTCACAGGCCAGGTGCAACTGGCCAGCCACGCTGACGTAAACGCTGCCGTTGCCTCAGCCAAAGCGGCCTTTCCGGCGTGGAGCAACCTGTCGCCACTGCGCCGCTCACGTGTCCTCAATAAATTCTTGGCACTGCTCAACGAGCATCGTGATGATTTGGCTCGGCTGATCACCGCCGAACATGGCAAGGTGTTTAGCGACGCCCAAGGTGAGGTCATGCGGGGTATCGAGATCGTCGAATTCGCGTGTGGCGCCCCGCAGTTACTTAAGACTGACTTCTCCGACCAGGTCAGCACCAATATCGACAACTGGACGCTGCGCCAGCCATTGGGCGTGGTCACAGGTATCACGCCTTTCAACTTCCCAGTAATGGTGCCGATGTGGATGTTCCCGCTGGCGCTGGCTACGGGTAATACCTTCGTGTTGAAGCCCAGCCCGATAGACCCAAGCCCCAGCCTGTTTATGGCCGAACTGCTTAAGCAGGCCGGTCTGCCCGATGGCGTGTTCAACGTGGTGCAGGGTGACAAGGAAGCCGTCAACGCGCTGCTCGAACACCCGGATGTTGAGGCTATCTCGTTCGTGGGTTCCACGCCCATCGCAAACCACATCTACGAGACTGGGGCTCGCCACGGCAAGCGTGTTCAGGCATTAGGCGGGGCCAAGAATCACCTGGTGGTTATGCCAGATGCCGATATGGATCAAGTCGTGGATGCGCTCATGGGTGCAGCCTATGGTTCGGCGGGCGAGCGCTGTATGGCCGTCAGCGTGGCAGTTTTTGTGGGTGAAGAAACTGCAGAACAGGTCCTTCCTAAGCTGATCGAGCGTGCCCGCGCACTGAAAGTGCTAAACGGCACCAACAATGACGCCGAGATGGGGCCCATCGTCAGCCGTGCTGCACATCAACGCATCACCGGTTATATCGAGCAAGGTGTCGCGGAAGGCGCAACGCTGCTGGTCGATGGTCGTGGCTTTGATGGCGAGGCCGCAGGCGAAGGCTGCGGCGATGGGTTCTGGATGGGTGGCACGTTGTTCGATCATGTCACCCGGGACATGCGCATCTACAAGGAAGAGATCTTTGGGCCGGTGCTGGCGTGTTTGCGGGTCAAGGATTTCGCCGAGGCAGTGGCGCTTATCAATGATCACGAATTCGGCAATGGCGTGAGCTGTTACACCCGTGACGGTCACGTTGCGCGTGAGTTTGGTCGTCGTATTCAGGTCGGCATGGTCGGTATCAACGTGCCTATTCCGGTGCCCATGGCGTGGCACGGCTTTGGCGGTTGGAAGAAGAGCCTGTTCGGCGACATGCATGCTTACGGAGAAGAAGGTGTGCGTTTTTATACCAAGCAAAAGAGCATCATGCAGCGCTGGCCGCAGGCTACTGCCAAGGGTGCTGAGTTCGCGATGCCGACCAGCCATTAA
- a CDS encoding PucR family transcriptional regulator, producing the protein MLTVQDLIDVDLLKLKAVAGLAATSRPITWAHAVDLPDPWRWISPGDLVMTTGVGIPHAAKDQVAWLEQLAHCNASALVVAPRHDAPKLSSLMLKAADRMLFPILHASFELEFVKLSHYVIESVLNAQRERFNASERLFQTYADALRKAPDMAGRLSILAKTLDLELAIEDAVSGINIVDTKPSGQQDLEGIERIAIAGRARANLVMTRNGKRTLDDSILVRSLVGLLGVELERLMIQRDLQREEGSALLRSLLESETQFILARPLLERRGLTGTLVSLAIRPGLEGFWCADEIHHAPALHIATPLLLSDKGLLLAISADDNATLDALRSNLGDGTVIGISRPIAEATGFRESVRQARLALTQAQEVGADRLRYGDTETGLIMAPKSLTEARALLERYLGPLIEHDRTQGAALLPTLMRFLENDGNWKATAFDLGVHRQTLVYRLKLVEQLTGIKPTTTNGIARFWIAIQAGKNTELLDSNH; encoded by the coding sequence ATGCTAACGGTACAGGACCTGATCGATGTCGATCTGCTGAAACTAAAGGCAGTCGCGGGCCTGGCAGCCACCAGTAGACCGATAACCTGGGCCCATGCCGTCGATTTGCCCGATCCATGGCGATGGATTTCTCCCGGCGACTTGGTTATGACGACCGGGGTGGGCATTCCTCATGCGGCGAAAGATCAGGTTGCCTGGCTGGAGCAACTGGCGCACTGCAATGCCAGCGCGTTGGTGGTCGCCCCCAGACACGATGCTCCAAAACTATCTAGCCTGATGCTAAAAGCGGCCGATCGCATGCTGTTTCCGATCCTTCATGCCAGTTTCGAGCTCGAGTTCGTCAAGCTTTCTCACTACGTGATCGAAAGCGTTCTGAATGCCCAGCGAGAACGCTTTAACGCCAGCGAGCGGCTGTTCCAGACTTACGCCGATGCGCTGCGCAAAGCACCCGACATGGCAGGCCGCCTCTCAATCCTCGCCAAAACACTGGACCTTGAGTTGGCCATTGAGGATGCGGTCAGCGGCATCAATATCGTCGATACCAAACCATCTGGGCAGCAAGATCTAGAAGGAATTGAGCGGATAGCGATTGCTGGCCGAGCCCGTGCCAACCTCGTAATGACCCGCAACGGCAAGCGCACACTGGATGACTCCATCCTAGTACGCTCGCTGGTCGGCCTGCTCGGCGTTGAGCTCGAACGTTTGATGATCCAACGTGATCTGCAGCGCGAGGAAGGATCGGCACTGTTACGTAGCCTGCTGGAGAGTGAGACACAGTTTATTCTCGCGCGCCCCTTACTGGAGCGCCGCGGCCTTACCGGCACGTTAGTAAGCCTTGCTATACGCCCAGGTCTTGAGGGGTTTTGGTGCGCCGATGAGATCCACCATGCCCCAGCTCTGCACATTGCCACGCCCCTATTACTCAGCGACAAAGGTCTGCTGCTAGCCATCAGTGCTGATGACAACGCGACCCTCGATGCCCTGCGCAGCAACCTGGGTGATGGCACTGTGATTGGCATCAGTAGACCGATCGCAGAGGCCACGGGCTTTCGTGAAAGCGTCAGGCAGGCGCGTTTAGCGTTAACCCAGGCGCAGGAAGTCGGCGCGGACAGACTGCGCTACGGCGACACTGAGACGGGACTGATCATGGCGCCAAAATCGCTCACCGAAGCACGTGCATTATTAGAGCGATACCTGGGGCCGCTGATTGAGCATGACCGCACGCAAGGGGCGGCGCTGTTGCCAACATTAATGCGATTTCTCGAAAACGATGGCAACTGGAAAGCGACCGCCTTCGACCTCGGCGTTCATCGCCAGACACTGGTCTATCGGCTCAAGTTGGTGGAGCAATTGACGGGAATAAAACCCACCACAACCAATGGCATTGCACGTTTCTGGATTGCGATCCAAGCCGGTAAAAATACCGAACTGCTCGATAGTAATCATTAA
- a CDS encoding transporter substrate-binding domain-containing protein, whose product MPRILIILLLCLMGLPAAAQESSAPVLRVGINEVPPFVIREPDGSWRGISIDLWKAVAEQSGYRYELLPMPFERLLPSLEDDQLDVVVGALTMTAEREERFDFTHPFYRTGLAIGVPKGGDGSGWAAVKGLLSWQFVSLILGLAVLMLVVGGLLWLFERRHNQEQFGGTPVQGLGSSFWWAAVTMTTVGYGDKAPVTLGGRLIGLVWMFAGLIMVSTFTAAVTSALTVGNLQGGIQGPEDLRRAHVATIEGTISARYLDSLRIRRSDYPGLLEAMRAVQQGEADAVVYDLPIMQYRNGELGEGGLRMLAGTFENQSYAFALANGSPYRERLSQEVLRITNGADWNKVLELYLGRP is encoded by the coding sequence GTGCCTAGGATTTTGATCATTCTGCTGCTGTGTCTGATGGGGTTGCCCGCCGCCGCGCAGGAGTCGAGCGCGCCAGTCTTGCGGGTGGGCATCAACGAGGTGCCGCCGTTCGTTATCCGCGAGCCCGATGGCAGTTGGCGCGGCATCAGCATCGATCTGTGGAAGGCGGTCGCCGAGCAGTCGGGCTATCGCTATGAGCTGCTGCCGATGCCGTTCGAGCGCCTGTTGCCGAGCCTGGAAGACGATCAACTGGATGTGGTCGTTGGGGCCCTGACCATGACCGCCGAGCGCGAGGAGCGCTTCGACTTCACTCACCCGTTCTATCGCACCGGGCTGGCCATCGGCGTACCGAAGGGTGGCGATGGCAGTGGCTGGGCGGCGGTCAAGGGTTTGCTGTCCTGGCAGTTCGTCAGCCTGATCCTCGGCCTGGCGGTGTTGATGCTGGTCGTTGGCGGCCTGCTCTGGCTGTTCGAGCGGCGGCATAATCAGGAGCAGTTTGGCGGCACCCCGGTGCAGGGGTTGGGTTCCAGCTTCTGGTGGGCGGCGGTGACCATGACCACGGTCGGCTACGGCGACAAGGCGCCGGTGACCCTGGGCGGGAGGCTGATTGGCCTGGTGTGGATGTTCGCCGGCTTGATCATGGTGTCGACCTTCACGGCGGCGGTGACTAGCGCGCTCACGGTGGGCAACCTGCAGGGCGGAATCCAGGGGCCGGAAGATCTGCGGCGTGCTCATGTGGCGACTATCGAAGGCACCATCAGTGCCCGCTACCTGGACAGCCTGCGGATTCGTCGTAGTGATTACCCCGGCCTGCTCGAGGCGATGCGCGCGGTACAGCAGGGCGAGGCCGATGCAGTGGTCTACGACCTGCCGATCATGCAGTACCGCAATGGCGAGCTAGGCGAGGGTGGTTTGCGCATGCTGGCCGGCACCTTCGAGAACCAGTCCTACGCGTTCGCCCTGGCCAACGGCAGCCCTTACCGCGAGCGGCTCAGCCAGGAAGTGCTGCGTATAACGAATGGCGCTGACTGGAACAAGGTGTTGGAGCTGTACCTGGGAAGGCCCTGA
- a CDS encoding thymidylate synthase: MKQYLDLMRLVRDTGTFKNDRTGTGTYSLFAQQMRFDLAAGFPLVTTKKCHLKSIIHELLWFLQGDTNIKYLKDNGVRIWDEWADENGDLGPVYGYQWRNWPAPNGQSIDQISTLIEMIKKNPDSRRLIVSAWNPALVEQMALPPCHALFQFYVAEGKLSCQLYQRSADIFLGVPFNIASYALLTLMVAQVCGLQPGEFIWTGGDCHLYANHLEQTDLQLSREPLPLPTMQLNPAVKDIFAFTFEDFELLGYQAHPHISAPVAV, from the coding sequence ATGAAACAGTACCTCGACCTGATGCGCCTGGTGCGCGACACCGGCACCTTCAAGAACGACCGCACTGGCACCGGCACCTACAGCCTGTTCGCCCAGCAGATGCGCTTCGACCTGGCCGCGGGTTTCCCCCTGGTCACCACCAAGAAGTGCCACCTGAAATCGATCATCCACGAGCTGCTGTGGTTCCTTCAGGGCGACACCAACATCAAGTACCTGAAGGACAACGGCGTACGCATCTGGGACGAGTGGGCCGACGAGAACGGCGACCTCGGGCCGGTCTACGGTTATCAGTGGCGCAACTGGCCGGCGCCGAATGGCCAGTCGATCGACCAGATCAGCACGCTGATCGAGATGATCAAGAAGAACCCGGACTCGCGCCGCCTGATCGTCTCGGCCTGGAACCCGGCGCTGGTCGAGCAGATGGCCCTGCCGCCCTGTCATGCGCTGTTCCAATTCTACGTCGCCGAGGGCAAGCTGAGCTGTCAGCTGTACCAGCGTTCGGCCGACATCTTCCTCGGCGTGCCCTTCAATATCGCCAGCTATGCGCTGTTGACCCTGATGGTCGCTCAGGTCTGCGGCCTGCAGCCGGGCGAGTTCATCTGGACTGGCGGTGACTGCCACCTGTACGCCAACCATCTCGAGCAGACCGACCTGCAACTGTCCCGCGAGCCGCTGCCGCTGCCGACCATGCAACTCAACCCGGCAGTGAAGGACATCTTCGCCTTCACGTTCGAGGACTTCGAACTGCTCGGCTACCAGGCGCATCCGCACATCAGTGCGCCGGTCGCGGTCTAG
- the lgt gene encoding prolipoprotein diacylglyceryl transferase has product MLAYPQIDPVAIALGPLKIHWYGLMYLIGIGGAWWLASRRLNAFEPSWNKEKLSDLVFWVAMGVILGGRLGYVLFYDLASYIDQPSLILQVWKGGMSFHGGFIGVMLATWWFGLRNGKSFFQLMDFIAPLVPIGLGAGRIGNFINAELWGKATDVPWAMIFPTDPEQLARHPSQLYQFALEGVALFVILWLYSRKPRPTMAVSGMFALSYGIFRFIVEFVRVPDAQLGYLAWNWLTMGQVLSLPMIFGGLGLIWFAYHRHAAQGAVR; this is encoded by the coding sequence ATGCTGGCTTACCCGCAGATCGACCCCGTGGCAATTGCCCTGGGACCATTGAAGATTCACTGGTATGGCCTGATGTACCTGATCGGCATCGGTGGCGCCTGGTGGCTGGCGTCGCGCCGGCTAAATGCCTTCGAGCCGAGCTGGAACAAGGAAAAGCTCTCCGACCTAGTGTTCTGGGTGGCCATGGGGGTGATTCTCGGCGGGCGCCTGGGCTATGTACTGTTCTATGACCTGGCCTCTTACATCGACCAGCCAAGCCTGATCCTGCAGGTATGGAAGGGCGGCATGTCGTTCCATGGCGGCTTTATCGGCGTGATGCTGGCGACCTGGTGGTTCGGCCTGCGTAACGGCAAGAGCTTCTTCCAGCTGATGGATTTCATCGCGCCGCTGGTGCCGATCGGTCTGGGTGCCGGGCGCATCGGCAACTTCATCAACGCCGAGCTCTGGGGCAAGGCCACCGACGTGCCTTGGGCCATGATCTTCCCGACCGACCCCGAGCAACTGGCGCGCCATCCCTCGCAGCTCTACCAGTTCGCGCTGGAGGGCGTGGCCCTGTTTGTCATCCTCTGGCTCTACTCGCGCAAGCCGCGGCCGACCATGGCGGTGTCCGGCATGTTCGCCCTGAGTTATGGGATCTTCCGCTTCATCGTCGAATTCGTCCGGGTGCCGGACGCTCAGCTCGGTTACCTCGCCTGGAACTGGCTGACCATGGGCCAGGTACTCAGTCTGCCGATGATCTTCGGCGGCCTCGGCTTGATCTGGTTCGCCTACCACCGCCATGCCGCCCAGGGAGCCGTCCGATGA
- a CDS encoding sulfite exporter TauE/SafE family protein, whose protein sequence is MEILLYLVLGAAAGVLAGMFGVGGGIIIVPVLVFSFAAQGFDAAVLTHLAVGTSLATIVFTSVNSILEHHRRGAVRWPIFVWMTLGILLGAALGAMTAAAIKGPQLQKIIGVFAILISLQMALDLRPKASSSVPGRLVLTVAGGVIGWASAIFGIGGGSLNVPFLTWRSVPMQQAVATSAACGLPIAVAGALTFMWLGWDSPQLPQWSLGFVYLPAMAGIAATSMFFARFGARLAHRLSPRLLKRLFALLLFSVGVNFLM, encoded by the coding sequence ATGGAAATCTTGCTGTATTTAGTGCTCGGCGCCGCTGCTGGCGTGCTGGCCGGCATGTTTGGTGTCGGTGGCGGGATCATCATCGTGCCGGTGCTGGTATTCAGTTTCGCCGCCCAGGGTTTCGATGCAGCGGTACTGACCCATCTGGCGGTGGGGACTTCTCTGGCGACCATCGTCTTCACGTCGGTCAACTCGATCCTGGAACACCATCGTCGAGGCGCGGTGCGCTGGCCGATCTTCGTCTGGATGACCCTGGGCATCCTGCTGGGCGCGGCCTTGGGGGCGATGACCGCCGCGGCGATTAAAGGGCCGCAGCTGCAGAAAATCATCGGCGTATTCGCGATCCTTATTTCCCTGCAGATGGCCCTGGATCTTCGACCCAAGGCCAGCAGCTCGGTCCCCGGCAGGCTGGTGTTGACCGTCGCCGGCGGGGTGATTGGCTGGGCCTCGGCGATTTTCGGGATTGGCGGCGGTTCGCTCAATGTTCCCTTCCTGACCTGGCGCAGTGTGCCCATGCAGCAGGCGGTGGCAACCTCCGCGGCCTGCGGCCTGCCGATTGCCGTGGCCGGCGCGCTGACCTTCATGTGGCTGGGCTGGGACAGCCCGCAATTGCCGCAGTGGAGCCTGGGCTTCGTCTATCTGCCGGCCATGGCCGGGATTGCCGCCACCAGCATGTTTTTTGCCCGTTTTGGTGCACGCCTGGCGCATCGTCTGTCGCCCCGCCTGCTCAAGCGCCTGTTCGCCTTGCTGCTATTCAGCGTTGGCGTGAATTTTTTGATGTGA
- a CDS encoding NRDE family protein yields the protein MCLIVFAWRPGHELPLVMAANRDEFYDRPSLPLAQWPDMPGVIAGRDQQAGGTWLGIGPKGRFAALTNIRDPRQPPRGRSRGELPIQFLNGLLGPEDFLRELAQRAGDYSGFNLLLGDQQQLWLLNSRAGEPVQLTEGLYGLSNAELDTPWPKVEKAKALLDECLIAPQIPALLDLLHDSQQAEDARLPDTGLDLNTERLLSSIFIATHSYGTRASTVLLVKADGSRTLVERSYGPLGGQLNEVRIER from the coding sequence ATGTGCCTGATCGTATTCGCCTGGCGTCCCGGCCACGAGTTGCCACTGGTCATGGCAGCCAACCGCGACGAATTCTATGACCGTCCCAGCCTGCCGTTGGCGCAATGGCCGGACATGCCTGGGGTAATCGCCGGGCGCGATCAACAGGCCGGGGGCACCTGGCTGGGCATCGGCCCCAAGGGCCGTTTCGCCGCGCTGACTAATATCCGCGACCCACGCCAGCCGCCGCGAGGCCGCTCCAGGGGCGAACTTCCCATCCAGTTCCTGAATGGCCTGCTCGGCCCGGAAGACTTTTTGCGCGAGCTAGCGCAACGCGCCGGGGACTATTCTGGTTTCAACCTATTACTCGGCGATCAGCAGCAGCTCTGGCTGCTGAATTCGCGCGCAGGCGAGCCCGTGCAACTGACGGAGGGGCTCTACGGCCTGTCGAATGCCGAACTGGACACACCCTGGCCCAAGGTGGAAAAAGCCAAGGCGCTGCTCGACGAGTGCCTGATAGCGCCGCAGATTCCGGCGTTGCTGGACTTGCTCCATGACAGCCAACAAGCCGAAGACGCTCGCCTACCCGACACTGGCCTGGACTTGAATACTGAACGCCTGCTCTCGAGCATTTTCATCGCCACCCACAGCTATGGCACCCGCGCCAGCACGGTGCTGCTGGTCAAGGCCGACGGTTCGCGAACCCTGGTCGAGCGCAGCTACGGCCCCTTGGGCGGACAGCTGAACGAGGTGAGGATCGAGCGCTAG